A single Branchiostoma floridae strain S238N-H82 chromosome 11, Bfl_VNyyK, whole genome shotgun sequence DNA region contains:
- the LOC118425589 gene encoding probable cytochrome P450 49a1, with protein sequence MSLLPRVVRHHGRLFNVCSARSLVTYRSQSTRAEESVAYDTAARPFEKIPGPKGLPLIGTGLDYAPFGRFPLKTHLRESFRERTKAYGSIYREKLGPLDLVVISDPKEIEKVFRNEGRYPERVQLESVRTYREIKKLPIGVVNLNGPEWQRVRSSVQKDLMRPKTVGAYASLQDDVTRDLVDVIRALIGKEGSGGQVQNFTNFVYRWALEAISVVVLDKRLGCLTLDDLVPGSDAKLMIDGVNDFFNAAVKLEMSGAGRLYKYISTPTWRKFANAIDQWHGVAAKLLKEKLAKSAAEEGKPAESDTDFLQSLLSRSDVTFEEAMLMAVDLMAAGIDTTGNTLMFNLFCLAKNPEAQEKLYREIQEVVPAEQPIDDKVLNRMHYLRAVVKETFRLCPTVGNNIRTLDRDMVLSGYVVPAKTKIFMAHDVISSLPEYYPEPEVYKPERWLRDDESSSVQPFTLLPFGYGPRMCIGRRFAEQELHLGLIRIVQNFHVGWAGEDMKQVNRLVLSPDRDSFVFSARA encoded by the exons ATGTCCTTGTTACCGAGAGTTGTCAGACACCATGGGAGGTTGTTCAACGTTTGTAGCGCTCGGAGTTTGGTGACCTACCGTTCGCAGAGTACCAGGGCGGAAGAGAGCGTTGCTTACGACACAGCCGCTCGGCCTTTTGAGAAGATCCCCGGGCCGAAGGGCCTTCCCTTGATCGGAACGGGGTTGGACTATGCACCGTTTG GTCGGTTTCCGCTTAAAACACACCTCCGTGAATCCTTCAGGGAGAGAACAAAGGCCTACGGGAGCATCTATCGGGAGAAGCTGGGACCGCTGGACCTGGTGGTTATCAGCGATCCCAAGGAGATAGAGAAGGTGTTCCGCAATGAGGGGAGGTATCCGGAGCGCGTTCAGCTGGAGAGCGTTAGAACGTACCGGGAAATAAAGAAGCTGCCGATCGGGGTAGTGAACCT GAATGGCCCTGAGTGGCAGCGCGTGCGCAGCTCGGTGCAGAAGGACCTCATGCGGCCCAAGACTGTCGGTGCGTACGCCTCTCTGCAGGATGACGTCACAAGGGACTTGGTTGACGTCATCAGGGCTCTAATAGGGAAGGAAGGGAGCGGAGGCCAAGTTCAGAACTTCACCAACTTCGTGTACAGATGGGCGCTAGAGG CGATCAGCGTGGTTGTGCTGGACAAGCGGCTCGGTTGCCTGACCTTGGATGACCTTGTTCCTGGTTCTGACGCAAAACTGATGATCGACGGAGTTAACGACTTCTTCAATGCTGCCGTCAAGCTGGAGATGTCAGGAGCCGGACGTCTGTACAAGTACATTAGTACCCCTACTTGGAGGAAGTTTGCAAATGCAATCGACCAATGGCACGG AGTTGCTGCCAAGTTGCTGAAGGAAAAGCTGGCCAAAAGTGCAGCCGAAGAAGGAAAACCCGCCGAGTCCGACACGGACTTCCTCCAGAGCCTCCTGTCCAGGAGTGACGTCACCTTCGAGGAGGCCATGCTGATGGCGGTGGATCTGATGGCTGCTGGGATCGACACG ACGGGGAACACCCTGATGTTCAATCTCTTCTGCCTGGCGAAAAACCCGGAAGCCCAGGAGAAACTTTACCGAGAGATCCAGGAGGTGGTCCCAGCCGAGCAGCCCATAGATGATAAGGTGTTGAACAGGATGCACTACCTGCGGGCAGTGGTGAAGGAAACTTTCAG GCTTTGTCCAACTGTTGGCAACAACATAAGAACGCTGGACCGAGACATGGTGTTGTCTGGATATGTCGTCCCTGCGAAG ACGAAGATCTTCATGGCTCACGACGTCATCAGCTCGCTTCCGGAATACTATCCGGAACCGGAAGTCTACAAACCGGAAAGATGGCTCCGTGATGACGAGTCGAGCAGCGTCCAACCGTTCACCCTGCTGCCGTTCGGCTACGGACCGAGGATGTGCATTG GTCGGCGTTTCGCAGAACAAGAGCTTCATCTCGGATTGATCAGG ATTGTTCAGAACTTCCACGTCGGATGGGCAGGAGAGGACATGAAACAAGTGAACCGGCTGGTACTTTCTCCGGACAGGGACTCATTCGTCTTCTCTGCAAGAGCGTAA